One genomic segment of Erythrobacter sp. THAF29 includes these proteins:
- a CDS encoding flagellar basal body rod protein FlgF: protein MDRLIYTALSGMNAAMDNQRATANNLANASTPGFRGEIFAVTPATVRGEPPEARAIARGFVRGADMVGGKVTATGKPLDIAVEGTALIAFQAPDGGEIYSRRGDLRVTATGVLENGERLPVMGEGGPITVPAGARISIAADGTVLAADPANPDAAAEPIGRIKLVSPEGSQVVKGIDSFLKVPGGGVLPPDPTARVTSGALEQSNVDTAETLVAMIDAQRAFEQRAKIISTAGELDEAGSRLMSLS from the coding sequence GTGGACCGCCTGATCTACACCGCGCTATCCGGCATGAACGCCGCGATGGACAACCAGCGCGCGACTGCGAACAACCTCGCCAACGCCTCAACCCCCGGCTTTCGCGGCGAGATCTTCGCGGTGACGCCCGCGACGGTTCGCGGCGAACCGCCCGAGGCCCGTGCCATCGCGCGCGGCTTCGTGCGCGGCGCGGACATGGTGGGTGGCAAGGTCACTGCGACCGGAAAGCCGCTCGACATAGCGGTCGAAGGCACCGCGCTGATCGCGTTCCAGGCGCCCGATGGCGGAGAAATCTATTCGCGCCGCGGCGACCTGCGCGTGACAGCGACCGGCGTGCTCGAAAACGGCGAGCGGCTTCCGGTGATGGGCGAAGGCGGCCCCATCACCGTGCCTGCCGGCGCGCGCATCAGCATCGCGGCAGACGGGACGGTGCTTGCCGCCGATCCCGCCAACCCGGATGCCGCCGCCGAGCCGATCGGCCGGATCAAGCTCGTCTCGCCCGAAGGCAGCCAGGTCGTCAAGGGGATCGACAGCTTCCTCAAGGTGCCCGGCGGCGGGGTGCTTCCGCCCGATCCGACCGCGCGGGTGACCAGCGGCGCGCTCGAACAATCCAATGTCGATACCGCCGAAACGCTCGTCGCGATGATCGATGCCCAGCGCGCCTTCGAACAGCGCGCGAAGATTATCTCGACCGCCGGCGAACTCGACGAGGCGGGCAGCCGCCTCATGAGCCTCAGCTGA
- the flgG gene encoding flagellar basal-body rod protein FlgG, whose product MPTSALHVARTGLEAQDARMRVIANNLANIGTTGFKRDRADFATLAYQERRIAGQQSTGETAFAVGLNLGTGVQVQGTTRIDTQGTLNTTGNAFDLALDGPGFFQVELPGGEIGYTRDGNFTLSPEGQLVTSQGYAVNPAIQIPQGAEAITVSPDGTVSAIAPGGSEAVQIGQITIASFVNPAGLRAIGDNFLVETGASGPAEAGTAGENGRGNIRQGMLEGSNVNVVEELVEMIETQRAYEINSKMVSAVDEMLRNANQTL is encoded by the coding sequence ATGCCCACTTCCGCCCTACACGTCGCCCGCACCGGGCTCGAGGCGCAGGATGCGCGAATGCGCGTCATCGCCAACAACCTTGCCAATATCGGCACCACCGGGTTCAAGCGCGACCGCGCCGATTTCGCGACGCTGGCCTATCAGGAGCGGCGCATTGCCGGGCAGCAATCGACCGGCGAAACGGCCTTTGCCGTGGGGCTCAACCTCGGCACCGGGGTGCAGGTGCAAGGCACCACGCGGATCGATACGCAAGGCACTCTAAATACCACTGGCAATGCGTTCGACCTCGCGCTCGACGGCCCCGGCTTCTTCCAGGTCGAACTTCCCGGCGGGGAGATCGGATATACGCGCGACGGCAATTTCACGCTCTCGCCCGAAGGCCAGCTGGTCACTTCGCAAGGCTATGCGGTGAACCCCGCGATCCAGATCCCGCAAGGTGCCGAAGCGATTACCGTCTCGCCCGATGGCACCGTGAGCGCGATTGCGCCGGGCGGCAGCGAGGCGGTGCAGATCGGGCAGATCACCATTGCGAGCTTCGTCAATCCGGCGGGCCTGCGCGCCATCGGCGACAATTTCCTCGTCGAAACCGGCGCGAGCGGCCCTGCCGAGGCGGGAACCGCCGGCGAGAACGGGCGGGGCAATATCCGCCAGGGCATGCTCGAAGGCTCGAACGTCAACGTCGTCGAGGAGCTGGTCGAGATGATCGAAACCCAGCGCGCCTACGAGATCAATTCGAAAATGGTGAGCGCGGTGGACGAAATGCTGCGCAACGCCAACCAGACGCTGTGA
- a CDS encoding flagellar basal body L-ring protein FlgH → MTKLRLFVLPFLALPLSACLGMGGGPQPGFAAPPPPASPLTAMEPAPTPEANRGAIFQAGTGYAGLHVGTRARSLGDMVTIVLVENTSTSKSTTGQTDRDGGFSLTPPTAGPLSFLNPNALNAAGQGSFSGGGKAAQQSRLTGTVAVTIAAIYPNGTAEVVGEKQMSLSQGDEWVQFAGRIRLIDIDADNRLPSSKVANARIIYSGKGAVQQASRPGWLSRFFNFISPF, encoded by the coding sequence ATGACCAAACTCCGCCTCTTCGTGCTGCCGTTTCTCGCGCTGCCGCTTTCCGCCTGCCTCGGCATGGGCGGCGGACCGCAGCCGGGATTTGCCGCGCCTCCGCCCCCGGCATCGCCGCTCACGGCAATGGAACCCGCGCCCACACCGGAAGCCAACCGCGGCGCGATCTTTCAGGCAGGGACCGGATATGCGGGCCTCCATGTCGGGACCCGCGCGCGTTCGCTCGGCGACATGGTGACCATCGTGCTGGTCGAGAACACCTCGACTTCCAAGAGCACGACCGGGCAGACGGACCGCGATGGCGGCTTCTCGCTCACCCCGCCCACCGCCGGTCCGCTCAGCTTTCTCAATCCCAACGCCCTTAATGCTGCGGGCCAGGGGTCGTTCTCAGGAGGAGGCAAGGCGGCCCAGCAAAGCCGCCTCACGGGAACCGTCGCGGTCACGATTGCGGCGATCTACCCCAACGGGACTGCCGAAGTGGTCGGAGAGAAGCAGATGTCGCTGAGCCAGGGAGACGAGTGGGTCCAGTTCGCCGGACGCATCCGGCTGATCGATATCGACGCCGACAACCGCCTGCCCTCCTCGAAGGTCGCCAATGCGCGGATCATCTATTCGGGCAAGGGCGCGGTGCAGCAGGCGAGCCGACCGGGCTGGCTGTCGCGCTTCTTCAACTTCATTTCGCCTTTCTAA
- a CDS encoding flagellar basal body P-ring protein FlgI, producing MRSLFIIFALLAALAPTAAAAERIRDLGEFDGLRANQLTGYGVVVGLQGTGDDNLEYVTEAMKGVSGRLGLQLPPGVSPNLRNAAAVIITAELPAFAKPGQRIDITVSTLGKAKSLRGGALVLTPLYGADGQIYAMAQGNVAVGGLGVSGRDGSQLTVNVATVGRIADGATVERTVATGFDREGTLRFNLHQADFLTAARVRDAINARYPGMARIADGVSIELTLPFGNDERAARLAEIEMLPVTPAPVAARVIVNSRTGTVVINQAVRLSPAAISHGKLVIRIEESPRVIQPEPFGNGDTAIEQASEIDVEQQGGRVALMPGAASLSEIVDALNLLGVGAADLVVILESLKQAGALQAEMVVL from the coding sequence GTGAGATCCTTATTCATCATTTTCGCTCTCCTCGCAGCGCTGGCCCCCACCGCCGCCGCTGCCGAACGCATCCGCGATCTCGGCGAATTCGACGGCCTGCGCGCCAACCAGCTCACCGGATATGGCGTCGTCGTCGGCTTGCAGGGGACGGGCGACGACAATCTCGAATATGTGACTGAGGCGATGAAAGGCGTGTCGGGCCGGCTGGGTCTCCAGCTTCCCCCCGGCGTCAGCCCCAATCTGCGCAACGCCGCCGCCGTCATCATCACCGCCGAACTGCCCGCCTTCGCCAAGCCCGGCCAACGCATCGACATCACCGTATCGACGCTCGGCAAGGCCAAGAGCCTGCGGGGCGGTGCGCTGGTGCTGACCCCGCTTTATGGTGCGGACGGCCAGATCTACGCAATGGCGCAGGGCAATGTCGCGGTCGGCGGGCTGGGCGTGTCGGGGCGCGATGGATCGCAGCTGACCGTCAATGTCGCGACCGTAGGCCGGATCGCCGATGGCGCGACGGTCGAACGCACCGTCGCCACCGGTTTCGATCGCGAAGGCACCTTGCGGTTCAACCTGCACCAGGCCGATTTCCTCACCGCAGCGCGGGTGCGCGACGCGATCAATGCGCGCTATCCCGGCATGGCGCGGATCGCCGACGGGGTGAGCATCGAGCTGACCCTGCCCTTCGGCAATGACGAGCGCGCAGCGCGGCTCGCCGAGATCGAGATGCTGCCCGTCACCCCCGCTCCGGTCGCGGCGCGGGTGATCGTCAACAGCCGCACGGGCACGGTCGTCATCAACCAGGCCGTGCGCCTTTCCCCCGCCGCGATCAGCCACGGCAAGCTGGTGATCCGGATCGAGGAAAGCCCGCGCGTCATCCAGCCCGAACCCTTCGGCAATGGCGACACGGCAATCGAGCAGGCGAGCGAAATCGACGTCGAGCAGCAGGGAGGCCGCGTCGCGTTGATGCCGGGGGCAGCCTCGCTGTCCGAAATCGTCGATGCGCTCAACCTTCTGGGCGTGGGCGCGGCCGATCTCGTGGTGATCCTCGAAAGCCTCAAACAGGCGGGCGCGCTGCAAGCCGAAATGGTGGTTCTGTGA
- a CDS encoding rod-binding protein has translation MITPVNPYLDTQALSPERLELRKAAQGFEAIMLRRMLESARAASFAEDTPLTGGGLKQFEKMRDEHVAEIAAGSGAFGFARSIEEQLAQYIDAKEAGS, from the coding sequence GTGATCACGCCGGTCAACCCTTACCTCGACACGCAGGCGCTCTCGCCCGAGCGGCTCGAACTGCGCAAGGCGGCGCAAGGGTTCGAAGCGATCATGCTGCGCCGGATGCTCGAAAGCGCGCGCGCGGCAAGCTTTGCCGAGGACACCCCGCTGACCGGAGGCGGGCTCAAGCAGTTCGAGAAGATGCGCGACGAGCACGTCGCCGAGATCGCTGCCGGATCGGGCGCATTCGGGTTTGCCCGGAGCATCGAGGAACAGCTCGCGCAATATATCGATGCGAAAGAGGCCGGGTCATGA
- the flgK gene encoding flagellar hook-associated protein FlgK translates to MSSAMIHIGLSGTRAARASLELTAQNVANASNPDYSRRTLSQSELVASAAIDFAARDAFAGVRVGDVRRISNELVQAQVRSSASDLARTEAEIEGLRVAETALEQSRLFGSLVAFEAALVRLESDPLDPTLRTAVLEGARRVADTFGLADGTLADARSLAGAEVTAGIDKVNGIATEIARINVGLAGVRDGSGTQAALLDARDAALRELSGELSISVRFDEFGAAEVSLAGAPPEVLVDKGSASALAVSSQPDGTVTFSIGGTNVEPVGGALAGRAAVLRDLAAAQTDLDALAADLIARANSAQASGAASDGSAGAPLFSGSAAADIALALQSPDGLATAPAGAPAGSRDTGNLRQFIASLGADDGPVAGTDRLLLGLSSKLAALDTRREGLSVIAQGAEAALLRETGVDLDTEAADLVRLQQAFEANSRVIQVATELFDTILGLR, encoded by the coding sequence ATGAGCAGTGCGATGATCCATATCGGCCTCAGCGGGACACGCGCGGCGCGTGCAAGCCTGGAGCTGACCGCGCAGAATGTCGCGAATGCCTCGAATCCCGATTATTCGCGCCGCACGCTTTCGCAAAGCGAGCTCGTGGCGAGCGCGGCAATCGATTTTGCCGCGCGCGATGCATTTGCCGGGGTGCGGGTCGGCGATGTGCGCCGTATCTCGAACGAGCTGGTGCAGGCGCAGGTGCGCAGCAGCGCGTCCGACCTTGCCCGGACCGAGGCGGAGATCGAGGGATTGCGCGTCGCCGAAACCGCGCTCGAACAGTCGCGGCTCTTTGGCAGTCTTGTCGCTTTCGAAGCGGCGCTGGTCCGGCTTGAAAGCGACCCGCTCGATCCGACCTTGCGCACCGCCGTGCTCGAAGGCGCGCGCCGGGTGGCCGACACTTTCGGCCTCGCTGACGGCACGCTCGCCGATGCGCGTTCGCTCGCCGGTGCCGAAGTCACCGCCGGGATCGACAAGGTGAACGGAATTGCGACCGAGATCGCGCGGATCAATGTCGGGCTCGCGGGCGTTCGCGATGGTTCGGGGACGCAGGCCGCATTGCTCGATGCGCGCGATGCGGCCTTGCGCGAATTGTCGGGCGAGCTTTCGATCTCGGTCCGCTTCGATGAATTCGGCGCGGCCGAGGTGAGCCTTGCCGGCGCGCCGCCCGAGGTGCTGGTGGACAAGGGCAGCGCAAGCGCGCTCGCGGTGTCGAGCCAGCCGGACGGAACGGTCACCTTTTCGATCGGCGGCACGAATGTGGAGCCGGTCGGCGGCGCTTTGGCCGGGCGGGCTGCGGTGCTGCGCGATCTCGCCGCGGCGCAGACCGATCTCGATGCGCTCGCCGCCGATCTGATCGCGCGCGCAAACAGCGCCCAGGCTTCGGGTGCCGCCAGCGATGGCAGCGCGGGTGCGCCGCTGTTTTCGGGAAGCGCAGCAGCCGATATCGCGCTCGCGCTCCAGTCCCCCGACGGGCTTGCCACGGCCCCGGCAGGTGCGCCGGCCGGCAGCCGCGACACGGGCAACCTACGCCAGTTCATCGCATCGCTCGGCGCGGATGACGGTCCTGTCGCGGGCACCGATCGCCTGCTGCTCGGCCTGTCGAGCAAACTCGCCGCGCTCGATACGCGGCGCGAGGGGCTTTCGGTGATCGCGCAAGGGGCAGAAGCCGCCTTGCTGCGCGAAACCGGGGTCGATCTCGACACCGAAGCCGCCGACCTCGTCCGGCTCCAGCAGGCCTTCGAGGCCAATAGCCGCGTGATCCAGGTCGCGACCGAGCTGTTCGATACGATCCTCGGGCTGAGATAA